TAGGCTTTGGTCACGGTAAGGCACGCGAAGTGCCTGAAGCTATTCGCAAGGCATCCGATGCTGCCAAACGGAATATGATCCGTGTGCCGCTTCGTGAGGGTCGTACGTTGCACCATGATGTTGCCGGGCGCCATGGCGCTGGCAAGGTTACGCTTCGTGCAGCTCCTGCTGGTACAGGTATCATTGCGGGTGGTCCAATGCGCGCTGTGTTTGAAACACTGGGTGTTCAGGACGTTGTTGCCAAGTCTGTTGGTACTTCTAACCCGTACAACATGGTTCGTGCTACCTTTGATGCGCTGAAAGCAG
This window of the uncultured Cohaesibacter sp. genome carries:
- the rpsE gene encoding 30S ribosomal protein S5 produces the protein MNKKPDRNDREERESEFVDRLVHINRVAKVVKGGRRFGFAALVVIGDQKGRVGFGHGKAREVPEAIRKASDAAKRNMIRVPLREGRTLHHDVAGRHGAGKVTLRAAPAGTGIIAGGPMRAVFETLGVQDVVAKSVGTSNPYNMVRATFDALKAEDSPRGVAARRGLKVSTLQARRRVSDGGRSDA